One genomic window of Polaromonas sp. SP1 includes the following:
- a CDS encoding recombination-associated protein RdgC — MFNTAIFFRIADDFVLPPLEALEEIFQSHRFVPCGATEPESSGWVPPRGNKSTVLLESVGRQLIARLCTERRPVPSSAVKAAVEERIEKYKEETGRERVGAKIKKEFKQEVMLDLLPRAFTKRSTTTLWIDMANKFLVVDAGNLTGADKIVSYLVEALSEVPGALPGLKASPIQTQMSAAAAMSHWLSTREAPYNFSVDRDCELKTPDDQKSTVRYSRHTLEIDEVAQHIAAGKVPTQLAMTWNERVSFVLTETAQLKKLKLLDVVLDGVQESGKDDDGFDTDAAIITGELSSLIPDLLDALGGELGDEEASGEPEAPAAKDLAPEPA; from the coding sequence ATGTTCAACACCGCAATCTTTTTCCGCATTGCCGACGATTTTGTGCTTCCACCGCTGGAAGCGCTTGAAGAAATTTTCCAGTCCCACCGTTTTGTGCCTTGCGGCGCGACAGAGCCCGAGTCCAGCGGCTGGGTGCCGCCGCGCGGCAACAAGAGCACCGTGCTGCTCGAAAGTGTGGGCCGCCAGCTGATCGCCCGCCTGTGCACCGAGCGCCGCCCCGTGCCGTCGTCCGCCGTCAAGGCTGCGGTGGAAGAGCGCATTGAAAAGTACAAGGAAGAAACCGGCCGCGAGCGCGTCGGCGCCAAGATCAAGAAAGAGTTCAAGCAGGAGGTCATGCTGGACCTGCTGCCGCGCGCTTTTACCAAACGCTCGACGACGACGCTCTGGATCGACATGGCCAACAAGTTCCTGGTGGTCGACGCCGGCAACCTCACCGGCGCCGACAAGATCGTGAGCTACCTGGTGGAAGCGTTGAGCGAGGTGCCCGGCGCCCTGCCCGGCCTGAAAGCCAGCCCGATCCAGACGCAGATGTCCGCCGCGGCGGCGATGTCGCACTGGCTGTCGACCCGCGAAGCGCCATACAACTTCTCGGTCGACCGCGACTGCGAACTCAAGACGCCGGACGACCAGAAATCCACCGTGCGCTATTCACGCCACACGCTGGAAATCGACGAAGTGGCCCAACACATTGCCGCCGGCAAGGTGCCGACGCAACTGGCCATGACGTGGAACGAGCGCGTGTCTTTTGTGCTGACGGAAACCGCGCAACTCAAAAAACTCAAGCTGCTGGATGTGGTGCTGGACGGCGTGCAGGAAAGCGGCAAGGATGACGACGGGTTTGACACCGACGCGGCCATCATCACGGGCGAGCTGTCGTCGCTGATCCCCGACCTGCTGGATGCGCTGGGCGGCGAGCTGGGCGATGAGGAGGCTTCAGGCGAGCCCGAAGCACCGGCCGCGAAGGACCTGGCGCCCGAGCCCGCCTGA